In Ovis aries strain OAR_USU_Benz2616 breed Rambouillet chromosome 13, ARS-UI_Ramb_v3.0, whole genome shotgun sequence, the following are encoded in one genomic region:
- the SLC32A1 gene encoding vesicular inhibitory amino acid transporter — MATLLRSKLSNVATSVSNKSQAKVSGMFARMGFQAATDEEAVGFAHCDDLDFEHRQGLQMDILKSEGEPCGDEGAEPPVEGDIHYQRGGGAPLPPSGSKDQALGAGGEFGGHDKPKITAWEAGWNVTNAIQGMFVLGLPYAILHGGYLGLFLIIFAAVVCCYTGKILIACLYEENEDGEVVRVRDSYVAIANACCAPRFPTLGGRVVNVAQIIELVMTCILYVVVSGNLMYNSFPGLPVSQKSWSIIATAVLLPCAFLKNLKAVSKFSLLCTLAHFVINILVIAYCLSRARDWAWEKVKFYIDVKKFPISIGIIVFSYTSQIFLPSLEGNMQQPAEFHCMMNWTHIAACVLKGLFALVAYLTWADETKEVITDNLPGSIRAVVNIFLVAKALLSYPLPFFAAVEVLEKSLFQEGSRAFFPACYGGDGRLKSWGLTLRCALVVFTLLMAIYVPHFALLMGLTGSLTGAGLCFLLPSLFHLRLLWRKLLWHQVFFDVAIFVIGGICSVSGFVHSLEGLIEAYRTNAED, encoded by the exons ATGGCCACCCTGCTCCGCAGCAAGCTGTCCAATGTGGCCACATCCGTGTCCAACAAGTCCCAGGCCAAGGTGAGCGGCATGTTCGCCAGGATGGGTTTTCAGGCGGCCACCGACGAGGAGGCGGTGGGCTTCGCGCACTGCGACGACCTCGACTTTGAGCACCGTCAGGGCTTGCAGATGGACATCCTGAAAAGCGAGGGCGAGCCCTGCGGGGACGAGGGCGCCGAACCACCCGTCGAGGGAGACATCCACTACCAGCGCGGCGGGGGCGCGCCCCTGCCGCCCTCGGGCTCCAAGGACCAGGCCTTAGGAGCTGGTGGCGAGTTCGGAGGCCACGACAAGCCTAAGATCACGGCGTGGGAGGCAGGCTGGAACGTGACCAACGCTATCCAG GGTATGTTCGTGCTGGGCCTGCCCTACGCCATCCTGCACGGCGGCTACCTGGGATTGTTCCTTATCATCTTCGCCGCCGTGGTGTGCTGCTACACCGGCAAGATCCTCATCGCCTGCCTGTACGAGGAGAACGAGGACGGCGAGGTGGTGCGCGTGCGGGACTCGTACGTGGCCATTGCCAACGCCTGCTGCGCCCCGCGCTTCCCCACGCTGGGCGGCCGTGTGGTGAACGTAGCGCAGATCATCGAGCTGGTGATGACTTGCATCCTGTACGTGGTGGTGAGCGGCAACCTCATGTACAACAGCTTCCCGGGGCTGCCCGTGTCGCAGAAGTCCTGGTCCATCATCGCCACGGCGGTACTGCTGCCTTGCGCCTTCCTTAAGAACCTCAAGGCCGTGTCCAAGTTCAGCCTGCTGTGCACATTGGCCCACTTCGTCATCAACATTCTGGTCATTGCCTACTGCCTGTCGCGGGCACGCGATTGGGCCTGGGAGAAGGTCAAGTTTTACATCGACGTCAAGAAGTTTCCCATCTCCATCGGCATCATCGTGTTCAGCTACACGTCGCAGATTTTCCTGCCTTCGCTGGAGGGCAACATGCAGCAGCCCGCCGAGTTCCACTGCATGATGAACTGGACGCACATCGCCGCCTGCGTGCTCAAAGGCCTCTTCGCGCTCGTCGCCTACCTCACCTGGGCCGATGAGACCAAGGAGGTCATCACGGATAACCTACCCGGGTCCATCCGCGCCGTGGTCAACATCTTCCTGGTGGCCAAGGCGCTGCTGTCCTACCCCTTGCCCTTCTTCGCTGCCGTCGAGGTGCTGGAGAAGTCGCTTTTCCAGGAAGGCAGCCGCGCCTTCTTCCCCGCTTGCTACGGCGGCGACGGGCGCCTCAAGTCGTGGGGGCTGACGCTGCGCTGCGCGCTGGTGGTCTTCACGCTGCTCATGGCCATCTACGTGCCGCACTTCGCGCTGCTCATGGGCCTCACCGGCAGCCTCACGGGCGCCGGCCTCTGCTTCCTGCTGCCCAGCCTCTTCCATCTGCGCCTGCTCTGGCGCAAGCTGCTGTGGCACCAGGTCTTCTTCGACGTCGCCATCTTCGTCATCGGCGGCATCTGCAGCGTGTCCGGCTTCGTGCACTCTCTGGAGGGCCTCATTGAGGCCTACCGAACCAACGCGGAGGACTAG